In Geotalea uraniireducens, the genomic window GATCAGGAACGCCACCGTCACCGCCGGCAACGGCATCTATACCGCCTCGTCCGGGACGGTGCTTCTGGAGGGATCGGCAATCACCGGCAGCATCCTCACCATTTACAACGACTCCGGCACCACCACCCGGATCGCCAATACCCGCCTGGCCGGCGGCCGGATCGCCAACAACGGTCTCCTCAGCTGCGCCGGGGTATACGACGACACCTTCCTGCCGGTCTCCTGCCCCTAGCCGGGTCGCCCGCAATTGATGGGAACAAAACAAAAGGCGGTGGGAATTCCCACCGCCTTTGTCGTATCGTCCGGCCGCGGCCCACCTCAATAACGGAGCCGCACCCGATAGTCGAGGATCGCCTCGCCGTCCTTCGGCACCGGCACCGTGAACTCGGCGGTGTGGCCCTCGCCCGTCCGGCAGGGGACGGTGGAAGAGAGGATGGTCCAGTCGCCCGGCACCGGCTCCACCACCCGGATGGCGATATCCTGCTGCTTGTGGTTGCGCAGGATGATCCGGAAAGCGGCCTCGTAGGTATCGCTGGCAATCTTTTTCCAGTCGGTCTGGCGCCGCTCACCCACCACGTCAAAGGCATCCCCCAGCTTGACCCGCACTTTCTCCTTGGCCGGCGTATGGTCGATGGTATCCTCGCCGACGAACTGCAGGCTACCGTCCTTATCGCGCTTGTAGACCCGCACGATCCCCTTCGGCAGCGGCAGGCCGAGGTGCTCTTCGGCCCGGTTGGCAAATTCCACGAAGACCCCGACCTTGCGGTTGCCGGCCGCTTCACCGGCGGGGTTGAGGTAGGAGAAGGCGTCCCCCTTGAAGACGAACTCCTTCTGCAGCGGAATTCCCCCGGCCTGGAGCAGGCTCAGTTGCTTGGTCTGGTTGTCCTTGATCGTTGACGGCCGCTGCAGCGTATAGAGGTGGTATTCGAAAAACCCCTCTTCCCGGAATTGGGGCACCGGAGCGGCGGCAGAGCGCATCACCAGCGCCTCTTTTCTGAACTGCTGCTCGGGCACCCGGTTGATGTCGCCGGCTACCAGCTTGAGGGTGGCATTGCGGTAGGTGGTGCCACTCCGGTTGTCGATGGTAACCCAGCCGGCCAGGTCGGCCAGATCGTCCCCTTCGTTCAGGGTAAGCACGTAGTCGGCCCGCCAGCCGATCCCGCCGGTGAGGTAGGAGGCATCGAGCTCCCGTGGCCCGCTGCCGCTGTTCGCCAGCAGCCAGACCAGGGTCGGCCGGGCGATCAGGTCGTCGGGAACCCGGGGGAAGATCACCCGGCCGGGGTGGCCAAAGGTTATCTCGTTGCCGATCCGGTAGACCGGCCCGCCGTTGGTCGAAAGGAGCGTAGCGCTCACTACTTCCTCCCGCTCGGTCTGGGGATTTTTCTGGTAGAGCTTCACCTCCTTGCCGACATACTTGTCGAGGAGCTTTTGCGGTGAAAGGAGGTCGTACTCGTAGTTTTGCTCCAACACTTGCAGGCCGCCGGTCGGCGAGGTTACCGAGACGCTGGCGGGGATGATCTGGGATGCCACGTCCATGAAGCGCAGCTCGCCGTTCCCGGTGCCGAGGCGTACCGTCCGCCGGTCCTTGACCAGGGCGAGATTGTCGTTGTAGATGGTGAGGGCCAGGCCGGTCTGGTCGGCTTCACTACTGACGACGGGAGCAACGGGGGAAGGTGGGGCGGCGAAGACGGCCGGC contains:
- a CDS encoding DUF4139 domain-containing protein, whose translation is MKKRSLLAVPTLALLLAAPAVFAAPPSPVAPVVSSEADQTGLALTIYNDNLALVKDRRTVRLGTGNGELRFMDVASQIIPASVSVTSPTGGLQVLEQNYEYDLLSPQKLLDKYVGKEVKLYQKNPQTEREEVVSATLLSTNGGPVYRIGNEITFGHPGRVIFPRVPDDLIARPTLVWLLANSGSGPRELDASYLTGGIGWRADYVLTLNEGDDLADLAGWVTIDNRSGTTYRNATLKLVAGDINRVPEQQFRKEALVMRSAAAPVPQFREEGFFEYHLYTLQRPSTIKDNQTKQLSLLQAGGIPLQKEFVFKGDAFSYLNPAGEAAGNRKVGVFVEFANRAEEHLGLPLPKGIVRVYKRDKDGSLQFVGEDTIDHTPAKEKVRVKLGDAFDVVGERRQTDWKKIASDTYEAAFRIILRNHKQQDIAIRVVEPVPGDWTILSSTVPCRTGEGHTAEFTVPVPKDGEAILDYRVRLRY